The DNA sequence TTATCAAAAACTTTTCAGTTTACTGTGGTCGGTGGCATAGATGCATTGGTGATAAGTTGTTGATAGTATTTTGACCAAGCATAACGGTATATTTTTCCCGAGGGACAAAAACCGTTAATTTTGCAAGGTTTGATGCTAATGAACTGAAATTGCCCCTGATTTGGAGTTTGAAAAAGAAATTTCTAGAAAAACCCTTTATGATTATCAGCTAGAGGACCTGAACAGAATCTTTACCTCTTTGGCTGAACTGCCTGAAGGTGCCAACCTGTTGTACCAATTGCCCACGGGCGGCGGAAAAACGGTCGTGTTTTCTGAAATCACCAGACGGTATATCGAGCAGACCCAAAAAAAAGTGGTCATCTTGACCCACCGTATCGAGTTGAGCCGTCAGACTTCGAATATGTTGACCGGTTTCGGGGTGGCCAATAAGATCATCAACAGCGAGGTCAAAGAATTGGAAGACCAAGATGAGTACAGTTGTTTTGTCGCGATGGTCGAAACGCTCAATAACCGTCTGCAAGAAGAGAAAATAAGCATCAAGAACATCGGATTGGTCATCATCGACGAGGCCCATTACAATTCGTTCAGAAAGCTGTTCAAGTATTTTGAGGAAGCCAATATTTTAGGTGTCACGGCGACCCCCTTGAGTTCGAACATCAAATTGCCCATGAAAGACCACTACCAGAAACTGATCGTGGGGCGGTCGATAAAATGGTTGATCGAGAACGAGTTTTTGGCCAAGGCCGAGCTGCATACCTATGACGTGACCTTGCGCTCCCTGAAACTGGGTATTCACGGCGATTACACGGTCAAGTCATCCGATGAGTTCTATGGCGCCCAGAACATGCTGGGCAAGCTGTTGACAGCGTACGAAGAAATAGCCAAAGGCACCAAGACACTCATCTTCAACAACGGTATCAATACTTCCCTATATGTCTATCAGACCTTCAAAAAAGCTGGGTATAATATTCGGCATTTGGATAATAGGAACAATGCAACGGAGCGGAAAGAGATTTTAGACTGGTTTGCCAACACACCCGATGCCATTGTGACCTCTGTGAGCATTCTGACCACGGGCTTTGACGAACCGACGGTCGAGACCATAATGCTCAATAGGGCGACCCGTTCGCTGACCCTTTATTTTCAAATGATTGGTCGCGGTTCGCGTATCATTCCCGGTAAGAACCGGTTCAACGTGGTCGATTTGGGGAACAACATCGCCCGTTTCGGCCCTTGGGAAGATCCTGTCGATTGGCAAGAAATCTTTCATTTTCCCGATTTTTATTTGGAGAGCATCAAAAACGACGAAGACATTGAGCGAGAGTTCGTCTATGAAATGCCTGCTGAACTTCGATCGAAGTTCAATAAATCGGAAAATATCGATTTTGATGTCAAGGCAGAATATAAAAAGGTCTTCGCACAAGGACTCAAATCTAAATTGGTGCTCGAAAGAAGCATCGAACAGCACGCCAGAATCTGTGTCGAGAACAGCGAAGATGTCTTCGATGCCCGATTATTGGCCAAAGAGCTCAAAGAAGAAATTGCCTACCGCGTGCGCCAGTATTCGTACTGTATCATGAACAATACCAAAAACTATAAAGAGTGGCTCGAAGAAGATTATGAACGTAAATTGCGCTCGAACATTTCTAAGAAGTTTGCCGAGATGATGTGAACGCTGGGTGAAGGGTTAAAGGTGAAGGGTTAAGGGCAAAATTTAGAATTCAGAATTCAGAATTGAGAATTCAAATTCCAAATTCCAACCATTCAACATCGAGCATCGAACATCAAGCATCAAACATCAAACATCAAACATCGAGCATCAAACATCGAGCATCAAACATCGAGCATCGAACATCGAGCATCAAACATCGAGCAACAAACATCGAGCATCAAACATCGAACATCAAACATCGAGCATCAACCCTTAGCAAATAACAAATTCCAAAACCCAAAATCCAAAACCCAAAATCCAACAATCGAACAATCCAACATCAAACATCAAGCATCAAACCCTTAGCAAATAACAAATTCCAAAACCCAAAACTCAAATTCCAACAATCCAACCATCAACTACTAACTACTAACTAAAGACTACTAACTAACTAACAACCCTTGCCTCCAGAACCCAAAAAAAAGCTCCTTATCATCGGCCACAACTGGCCTGAACCCTCAACCACGGCTGCAGGGCAGCGGATGCTACAATTGTTGACAGCCTTTACGGAAAAGGGGTTTCAAATTTTCTTCGGAAGTACGGCCACCAAAACGGAATACGCTTGTGATCTATCCCTTTTCGATGTTACCGAAGTAGCTATCAGGCTGAACGATTCTGGTTTTGATCTATTGGTCAAACAACTACGGCCCGATTTGGTCATTTTCGACCGGTTCATGGTAGAAGAACAGTTTGGTTGGCGGGTTGCTGAAAATGTACCCAATGCCCTTCGGATACTGAACACCGAAGATTTACATTCCCTACGCCATTACCGCGAAACCGCGATTAAAAAACAAGAACCTTTTGATACGGGCCATTGGTTGGCCTCTGATATGGCCAAACGTGAGATGGCCAGTATTTTTCGTTCAGACCTGACCTTGGTGGTCAGCGATGTGGAGCGACAATTGTTGGTAGATAGGGTAGGAGTGCCCCAGACCCATATACTGCACCTACCGTTTATGCTGCCGCCATTGATTGAAAACGAAATCAATGGTTGGACCCCTTTTGGGGCACGAAGAGGTTTTGTCTGTTTTGGCAATGGCAGGCATGC is a window from the Muricauda sp. SCSIO 65647 genome containing:
- a CDS encoding DEAD/DEAH box helicase codes for the protein MEFEKEISRKTLYDYQLEDLNRIFTSLAELPEGANLLYQLPTGGGKTVVFSEITRRYIEQTQKKVVILTHRIELSRQTSNMLTGFGVANKIINSEVKELEDQDEYSCFVAMVETLNNRLQEEKISIKNIGLVIIDEAHYNSFRKLFKYFEEANILGVTATPLSSNIKLPMKDHYQKLIVGRSIKWLIENEFLAKAELHTYDVTLRSLKLGIHGDYTVKSSDEFYGAQNMLGKLLTAYEEIAKGTKTLIFNNGINTSLYVYQTFKKAGYNIRHLDNRNNATERKEILDWFANTPDAIVTSVSILTTGFDEPTVETIMLNRATRSLTLYFQMIGRGSRIIPGKNRFNVVDLGNNIARFGPWEDPVDWQEIFHFPDFYLESIKNDEDIEREFVYEMPAELRSKFNKSENIDFDVKAEYKKVFAQGLKSKLVLERSIEQHARICVENSEDVFDARLLAKELKEEIAYRVRQYSYCIMNNTKNYKEWLEEDYERKLRSNISKKFAEMM
- a CDS encoding glycosyltransferase, with amino-acid sequence MPPEPKKKLLIIGHNWPEPSTTAAGQRMLQLLTAFTEKGFQIFFGSTATKTEYACDLSLFDVTEVAIRLNDSGFDLLVKQLRPDLVIFDRFMVEEQFGWRVAENVPNALRILNTEDLHSLRHYRETAIKKQEPFDTGHWLASDMAKREMASIFRSDLTLVVSDVERQLLVDRVGVPQTHILHLPFMLPPLIENEINGWTPFGARRGFVCFGNGRHAPNVDAIVQLKTTLWPDIRKQLPQATLSVYGAYLPQHVQQFHNETEGFLVKGWVDDLDAVLQKARINLAPLRFGAGIKGKFINAMQNGLPSVTTPIGAEGMHDQLPWAGHIAKDDGDFIKVAVQLYNDKPQWQLAQQNGVAIINKLYPTKNLKAALFDKIAALTQDLAEHRAQNFIGQLLQHQSLAATKFMGKWIEEKNKGR